The DNA window ACCCCCACTACCTCGGGCAGCCGGTCTTCAACGCACTGCTCGCCGGTCTCTTCCAGTGGGGCGTCGCCCTGCACGACCTCGACCTCGAGGCGATCCGCACGGGCAAGAAGGACCCGGTCGAGATGAAGCGCCAGCTCAAGCAGATCGGCAAGAAAGGGCTCAACCAGGCGCTGAAGGACTACCTCGTCTACCCGGCGCTCAGCGGCCGGCAGTGGAAGTCGACCCTCAAGGCCAACGTGGCGTCCAACGTCATGCGCAACCTGTGGGCCTACATGATCATCTTCTGCGGCCACTTCCCCGACGGTGCCCTGCACTTCACCGAGGAGGAGCTCGAGGACGAGACCCGCGCCGAGTGGTACCTGCGCCAGATCCTCGGCACCGCCAACTTCGAGGGCAGCAAGCTGCTGCACATCATGAGCGGCAACCTGGGCTACCAGATCGAGCACCACCTCTACCCCGACCTGGTCAGCAACCACTACGGCGAGATCTCCCCCGAGATCCGCGCGCTGTGCGACAAGTACGGCATCCCCTACACGACCGGGCCCCTGCACAAGCAGTACGGCCAGGTGCTCCGCACGATCCACAAGCTCTCGCTGCCCAACAGGTTCACCAAGGACGACCGGCCGCCGACCGGTGAGGGCGTCACGATCGAGCAGAGCGAACGGGTGCGTCACGAGGACACCCACGACCGCCGTCCCGAGCTGGGCGGCTGGTCGCGCTCCAAGGCCGACGCGCGCGCGTGAGCGAGCCCTTCGCCTGGGAGGAGGGCGCGCTGGTCCGGCGCAAGGTGACCCAGTGTGCGTTGTCCCGCATCTGTGGGGGTTGCGGGACACCACTGGGGCGCCCGATCGCCTTCGTCGGCACGGCCACGGAGGTGGCGCGCAACGAGTTCCACGCGCCGCCGCTGCACGCGACCTGCGCCGATGACGTACGCCGGGAGCTCGAGCCGACGTGGGAGGTCGTGCTCACCGCCGGCTTCGAGTTCGTCCGGCCCGCAGCGCACGACCTCGACCCCTCGGTGAGGTTCGTGCCCAACAGCCTGCTGTGACCCTCCGGGGACTCCGCTAGCCTCGCCCGCGTGAACAAGGTCGTGGTCG is part of the Nocardioides plantarum genome and encodes:
- a CDS encoding fatty acid desaturase family protein, giving the protein MAISDVKEYTHLTTEDVEAIGRELDAIRERVEEARGAADAAYIRRVIRTQRWMAAAARLGMVVSSPLEARYRRPILAASAVSLGLAKILENMEIGHNVMHGQWDWMNDPEIHSSSWEWDTAQPAEQWKHSHNYIHHQFTNVLGFDNDIGYGILRMAREQKWHPHYLGQPVFNALLAGLFQWGVALHDLDLEAIRTGKKDPVEMKRQLKQIGKKGLNQALKDYLVYPALSGRQWKSTLKANVASNVMRNLWAYMIIFCGHFPDGALHFTEEELEDETRAEWYLRQILGTANFEGSKLLHIMSGNLGYQIEHHLYPDLVSNHYGEISPEIRALCDKYGIPYTTGPLHKQYGQVLRTIHKLSLPNRFTKDDRPPTGEGVTIEQSERVRHEDTHDRRPELGGWSRSKADARA